The sequence CACCTTCATCTTCAATCTTGTTTTTTAATAAATTCATAATCAAAACGCTCCTTTAATGTAATAGAACCTGGAAGTCTACAAAAAAACCCAAAGGCTATTGTGCTCTGGCTAGAGTGAGACAATGACCTTTGGGTTAGGCAAAGAGCGTCCGTGTTGTCGGACAATCCATTGCTCACTCATAGTCGAATCATTTACGGTAATCCGGTAGAAACTCGCGAGCCATATCCTCGCTATTATATGAGTGAAAACGAATATTGATTTGATATTGGATAGTATAACGGGAACTTGACAGTTTGTAAAGATTCATTTCTTAACAATATGCACGTAATTTATAAAAATGTTCGTAAAACGAGTGAACGGGCATAAAGTTTCATCCACTTTACACCCGTTCAGAAAGTTCCTGTAACAGCTTCCTTTTCTCACCATCAGTCAAGTCTGATGCCTTGATTTCTTTTCTCTTAGAGGCAATGAAAGCAAGCCTTTCTATATAGGAATCATCAAATGATTGGAAGAATTGATTGGTAAGCTTTTTAGCTAAGAATGGACTTGCTCCGCCTGTTGAGGCGGCAATCGTCAAATTACCTTTCTGCCTAAAGGAGACCATCTGCATATTTCCGCCATCACCGTCATCCACCACGCATAAAAGTTGGTTTTCCTCAGAATGGATTTTAACCTGTTCATTCACCCATCGTTCATTCGTGGCTGCGATGACGATAAAAGCATCTCGTAAATCATCTGGTTCCACTTCTCTTTTAACCCATAAAATTCTATTGTCTTCATGTAATGCTTGAATTCCATCTACAGCATCAGGACTGATGACTGTTATCCTTGCTCCCTGTTCTAAAAATACAGAGAGTTTACGATACGCCACTTTCCCTCCGCCTACAATCGATACTTGTTTTCCATTCACATCAATCATGATTGGCAGCATGTGATTCTCCTTTAACTAAGTGGGTTTCATTCACCCGGTCCAGGAATGCTTCTTCCACAAGAGGGTCATACCCTAAATAATTCCCCAGAATGATATGCTCATTTTCGGTTCGGCTGATCTCCCTTTCAATTCCTTTCATAAGTAACCCGGTAAACAGCAAGTAGGGAATAAAAATGACGTTTTTCTCTGTATTCCTGACAGATTCCAAGGTCTCTGAAAAGCTTGGTGAGGCCGCTGTTAAGTAACAGGTCTTTACACCTGCTAACTTTGTCTTTCGTTGTACAAGTTCAGCCAGGGCTCCTAAATCCTTTGTAACATCGGGGTCTGAACTTCCTCTTCCTATCAATACGGCAACGGTGGAAGAGTCAATTGAAGCAGCATCGTGTATTTTCTTTATCACACTTTCAGCCATCTTATCGTGAACCCCAATAGGATTACCATACGTTACCGTAATCCAAGGATAGGCTTCTTGACACTTTTGAATTTCTTCTGGAATATCTTTTTTCGCATGAACCGCTGTCAAAAGGAGAAGCGGAACGACGGAAACGTGTGAAGCTCCTTTTTTCACGCATGTTTCAAACCCTTCTTCAATAGAAGGTGATGCAAGCTCCAGAAAGCTTATTTCCTGAATATCCGCTTTAACATGTTTCTGGCATCTTTCAATGAAATCAATGGCTTCTTCACGGGCTTTCCCAATACGACTTCCATGACAAATGTATAAGACCGCGCCTGTCAATTACAGTGCCTCACTCATGATCGATTTCTTATCAAAGGCTTCTTCAAACCATTGAATCTTCTCCCGGAAACGGACCACTTCTCCGACTATGATCATGCTCGGGTTTTCAATTTTCTCTTCTTTTACAATATCGATAATCGTATCCAGCGTGCCTGTTACGGTTCTTTGCACTTCCGTTGTTCCCCAATGGACCAGTGCCACAGGCGTTTCCTTGCACTTACCGTTTTGAATGAGCTTTTCTTTAATATATGGGAGATTGCCGACCCCCATGTAAATAGCGAGTGTATCGATTCCTTTGGCCAGACTTTCCCACTTTTCATCTTCTTGTAGATTATTTTGTTTATGTCCCGTAACGAAGGCGACGCTTGAACTGGCATCCCGGTGTGTAACGGGAATTCCTGCGTAGGCAGCCGCTGCTATGCCGGAAGTGATCCCGGGGATGATTTCAAAGGAAATTCCTTTTTTTGCAAGGGCTTCTGCTTCTTCTCCACCTCTGCCGAAAACGAAGGGATCACCCCCTTTTAATCTCACCACTACCTTGCCACTGGTGGCGTAACGCACGAGAAAATGATTGATCGTATCTTGTTTCATCGTATGATAGTTTGGCAGTTTCCCGCAGTAAATTAAGTCGGCTCCTTTCTTTGCATAGGAGAGAAGCTCTTTATTCACCAGACGGTCATATAAAATGACATCTGCTTTTTGTATTGACTTCAATGCTTTTAATGTGATTAATTCAGGATCTCCAGGACCCGCTCCCACCAAGTAAACCTTCCCCATCCATTTTTCCTCCTTAAGGTTTTAAGATTGTTTCCTGTTCATGCAGAACAAACCCTGCACCATTCCCACGGATTCTACGTTTCTCGTAAAGAGAGATGTCTACCACATCAGGCTTTTTCAAAAAATACTTCTCTAATTCAATTTCTACTAGATCAAAGGCTTTCTCATCTGATTCAGCCGCTACTACGACAATCGTGACGAAGTCGTGAGTAGTCACTTCAAATCGATACAAGTTCATCCAGCATGCCTCCTTACGCTTCCTGAAGTAATTGATCTAACGATTCTTGAAGGGGAGCGGTACCGACCCGGTTGATATAGTCAAAAAAGGCTTCTCCCGGTTCTTTTGTTTGTTTAAAATGAAGGAGCAATTGCTTTACCACTCCTGTCAGGTTGCCTGCTTCCACTTTCCCTTTTAACTTTTCATTCAGTTTTCCACCGTCTTGAAGAGTTCCTCCGACGTATATTTCAAATGCTTCGATCATCTTCTTATCTTTTGTTCTCATTTTAATTCCTTGTAGCCCGATATCGGCGATTTGTCGTTGGCCGCATGAATTCGGGCATCCCACCATGTGGATTCTGACAGGGACATCCAATGAAAGTTCCCGATCCAATTGGTTGGCGATTTGCCTCATCCTTTCCTTCGTTTCCACTAAAGCGAGATTACAATATTCGATGCCTGTGCATGATACGGAATACCCGATGAAGGATAGTGGACTTGTTGAA is a genomic window of Rossellomorea sp. y25 containing:
- a CDS encoding DUF3906 family protein — translated: MNLYRFEVTTHDFVTIVVVAAESDEKAFDLVEIELEKYFLKKPDVVDISLYEKRRIRGNGAGFVLHEQETILKP
- a CDS encoding sirohydrochlorin chelatase, which gives rise to MTGAVLYICHGSRIGKAREEAIDFIERCQKHVKADIQEISFLELASPSIEEGFETCVKKGASHVSVVPLLLLTAVHAKKDIPEEIQKCQEAYPWITVTYGNPIGVHDKMAESVIKKIHDAASIDSSTVAVLIGRGSSDPDVTKDLGALAELVQRKTKLAGVKTCYLTAASPSFSETLESVRNTEKNVIFIPYLLFTGLLMKGIEREISRTENEHIILGNYLGYDPLVEEAFLDRVNETHLVKGESHAANHD
- the cobA gene encoding uroporphyrinogen-III C-methyltransferase; translated protein: MGKVYLVGAGPGDPELITLKALKSIQKADVILYDRLVNKELLSYAKKGADLIYCGKLPNYHTMKQDTINHFLVRYATSGKVVVRLKGGDPFVFGRGGEEAEALAKKGISFEIIPGITSGIAAAAYAGIPVTHRDASSSVAFVTGHKQNNLQEDEKWESLAKGIDTLAIYMGVGNLPYIKEKLIQNGKCKETPVALVHWGTTEVQRTVTGTLDTIIDIVKEEKIENPSMIIVGEVVRFREKIQWFEEAFDKKSIMSEAL
- a CDS encoding NAD(P)-dependent oxidoreductase; its protein translation is MLPIMIDVNGKQVSIVGGGKVAYRKLSVFLEQGARITVISPDAVDGIQALHEDNRILWVKREVEPDDLRDAFIVIAATNERWVNEQVKIHSEENQLLCVVDDGDGGNMQMVSFRQKGNLTIAASTGGASPFLAKKLTNQFFQSFDDSYIERLAFIASKRKEIKASDLTDGEKRKLLQELSERV